A genomic segment from Flavobacterium litorale encodes:
- a CDS encoding FKBP-type peptidyl-prolyl cis-trans isomerase: MKRFFKVFSLLAFVAFFAACNKDDGSSVEPPRDYAEQYAVEKVDIENYLKEHYIASVDEDFNVTIEEIPDGGDQVSIWDQTEYELLAKDVNLAGVNFELYYLVLRQGVNEQPTRADRVRVAYRGFRLDGTQFDSDPFPQDNISLITYVNGWHEIIPLFKTGVYIDEPDSPNPAEFEDYGAGIMFLPSAYGYYNNVRTGIPAYNPLVFSFKLYDLQFVDSDGDGILSKYETDNGIDIRDFDSDGDGAPDYLDIDDDNDGYSTRLEITIPDTDEVYDFEDIPTCDGGTVKKHLDASCF; this comes from the coding sequence ATGAAGAGATTTTTTAAGGTTTTTAGCCTACTTGCATTTGTTGCATTTTTTGCTGCCTGTAATAAAGATGATGGGTCGTCTGTAGAGCCACCAAGAGATTATGCAGAGCAGTATGCAGTAGAGAAAGTAGACATTGAAAATTACCTGAAAGAGCATTATATAGCCAGTGTTGATGAAGATTTTAATGTAACGATAGAAGAAATTCCAGATGGCGGCGATCAGGTTTCTATTTGGGACCAAACGGAATATGAATTATTAGCTAAAGATGTTAACCTTGCAGGCGTAAATTTTGAGTTGTATTATTTGGTTTTACGACAGGGGGTTAATGAGCAGCCTACAAGAGCCGATAGGGTTCGTGTAGCTTACAGAGGTTTTAGATTGGATGGAACACAGTTTGATTCTGATCCGTTTCCGCAAGATAATATTTCTCTTATAACTTATGTTAATGGATGGCACGAAATTATCCCATTGTTTAAAACAGGGGTGTATATAGATGAACCTGATAGTCCAAACCCTGCTGAGTTTGAAGATTATGGTGCTGGCATAATGTTTTTACCGTCGGCTTACGGGTATTATAATAATGTTCGTACAGGTATACCTGCCTACAATCCGCTTGTATTTAGCTTTAAATTATATGATTTACAATTTGTTGATAGCGATGGCGATGGCATCCTAAGTAAGTATGAAACCGATAACGGTATTGATATTCGTGATTTTGATAGCGATGGCGATGGTGCGCCTGACTACTTGGATATTGATGATGATAATGACGGCTACTCTACCCGTTTAGAGATAACAATACCTGATACGGATGAGGTTTACGACTTTGAAGATATACCTACTTGCGATGGTGGTACGGTTAAAAAACATTTAGATGCTTCCTGTTTTTAA